A region of Enoplosus armatus isolate fEnoArm2 chromosome 14, fEnoArm2.hap1, whole genome shotgun sequence DNA encodes the following proteins:
- the LOC139297069 gene encoding solute carrier family 12 member 7-like isoform X2, whose protein sequence is MPTNFTVVPVEDEEGGGGSSGASAAGGSKPVSLGKIFGEQEEEDNLEGPHSGESPRESSLFINSDNDREHYYEGQNMALFEEEMDSNPMVSSLLNKLANYTNLTQGVREHEEAENEDGVRRVAVVVPQMGTFIGVYLPCMQNILGVILFLRLTWIVGTAGILGSFAIVSMCCICTLLTAISMSAIATNGVVPAGGSYYMISRSLGPEFGGAVGLCFYLGTTFAGSMYILGTIEILLTYIVPTATVFSNSGGQSVSTLNNMRVYGTGCLVLMALVVFVGVKYVNKLALVFLACVVLSIMATYAGVIRTVIEPPEFNVCLLGNRSLKNEAFETCAKTKVVKNSTVTTELWGIFCDSKYPNATCDEYFTLNNLTEIQAIPGLLSGAIKDNLWGDYGPAGMFVEKKSQPSVEAQDTLKDIYKPYLFNDISTYFTLLVGIYFPSVTGIMAGSNRSGDLRDAQRSIPIGTIMAILTTSFIYISCVVLFGACIEGVVLRDKLGYSVKKNPVIGILAWPSPWVIVIGSFFSCCGAGLQSLTGAPRLLQAIARDGIIPFLQVFGHGKANGEPTWALLLTVGICEIGILIASLDAVAPILSMFFLMCYLFVNLACAVQTLLRTPNWRPRFKFYHWTLSFLGMSLCLSLMFISSWYYALVAMVIAGCIYKYIEYRGAVKEWGDGIRGLSLNAARYALIRLEEAPPHTKNWRPQLLVLCKLDSDLAVKHPRLLSFATQLKAGRGLTIVCSVLQGTFMTRGNDAKTGEKNLKAAMVAERMKGFSHVVVSSNLRDGFSLLIQSAGLGGMKHNAVLMAWPVGWKQAQDSSARRNFIETVRETTAAHQALLVAKNIDRFPGNQERLKEGRIDVWWIVHDGGLLMLLPFLLSQHKVWRKCKMRIFTVAQMDDNSIQMKKDLQIFLYHLRLDAEVEVVEMHDSDISAFTYEKTLMMEQRSQMLKQMQLSRTEREREIQSITDVSRGSIKRKKSSGADAPSLNTLCIPEDEAQLIHDRNTASHSTMNVNTAGVTPDRVHMTWTKDKLVNERNRHREGMGVKDMFNMKPEWENLNQSNVRRMHTAVRLNEVVVKNSQKSQLVLLNMPGPPRNKKGDENYMEFLEVLMDRLDCVLLVRGGGREVITIYS, encoded by the exons ATGCCCACCAACTTCACTGTGGTGCCAgtagaggatgaggagggtggcggcggcagcagcggcgCGTCTGCAGCTGGAGGCAGCAAACCTGTCAGTTTGGGCAAAATATTTGGggagcaagaggaagaggacaactTAGAGGGACCCCACTCAG GCGAAAGTCCGAGAGAGTCCAGTTTATTCATCAACTCAGACAATGACAGAGAACACTATTATGAAGGCCAGAACATGGCCCTGTTTGAg GAGGAAATGGACAGCAACCCGATGGTATCATCCCTTCTCAACAAGCTGGCCAACTACACCAACCTGACCCAGGGTGTCCGTGAGCATGAGGAGGCCGAGAACGAGGATGGGGTCAGGAGGGTCGCTGTCGTG GTGCCCCAAATGGGAACCTTCATTGGCGTTTACCTGCCCTGCATGCAGAACATCCTGGGTGTGATCCTCTTTCTGCGCCTCACCTGGATCGTCGGTACAGCAGGGATCCTGGGATCCTTTGCCATCGTCTCCATGTGCTGCATCTGT ACCTTGCTCACGGCCATATCAATGAGCGCCATAGCAACCAATGGAGTAGTCCCAG CCGGTGGCTCGTACTACATGATCTCCAGATCACTGGGTCCAGAGTTTGGAGGAGCGGTGGGTCTCTGTTTCTACCTCGGAACCACCTTCGCTGGATCCATGTACATACTGGGCACCATAGAGATCCTGCTG ACGTACATTGTTCCAACGGCAACGGTGTTCAGCAACAGTGGAGGCCAAAGTGTCTCAACGCTCAACAACATGCGCGTCTACGGTACCGGCTGCCTGGTGCTGATGGCGCTGGTAGTGTTTGTAGGGGTGAA gtatGTGAACAAACTGGCTCTGGTGTTTCTGGCCTGTGTGGTTCTCTCCATCATGGCCACTTATGCAGGAGTCATCAGGACGGTGATCGAGCCCCCAGAGTTTAA CGTCTGTCTGTTGGGAAACCGCTCTCTGAAGAACGAAGCGTTTGAAACGTGCGCAAAGACCAAGGTGGTGAAGAACAGCACCGTGACCACCGAGCTGTGGGGCATCTTCTGTGACAGTAAATACCCCAACGCCACCTGCGACGAATACTTCACCTTAAACAACCTGACGGAGATACAGGCCATACCTGGGCTCCTGAGCGGAGCCATCAAAG acAACCTGTGGGGTGACTACGGTCCAGCTGGGATGTTTGTAGAGAAGAAAAGCCAGCCGTCAGTGGAAGCCCAGGACACGCTCAAAGACATTTACAAGCCCTACCTCTTCAATGACATCTCCACCTACTTCACTCTGCTGGTGGGAATATACTTCCCCTCAGTCACAG GTATAATGGCTGGCTCCAATAGGTCTGGTGATCTTAGAGATGCCCAGAGGTCCATCCCAATAGGAACCATAATGGCCATTCTCACCACCTCTTTCATCT ACATCTCCTGTGTGGTTCTGTTTGGAGCCTGTATTGAAGGCGTGGTGCTGAGAGACaa GCTTGGGTACTCAGTAAAGAAGAACCCCGTAATTGGTATTCTGGCCTGGCCGTCGCCCTGGGTGATTGTGATAGGCTCGTTTTTCTCCTGCTGTGGAGCGGGGCTTCAGAGCCTCACCGGCGCGCCCCGGCTGTTGCAGGCCATCGCCCGGGACGGCATCATCCCCTTCTTACAG GTCTTTGGTCATGGGAAGGCTAACGGTGAGCCCACCTGGGCTCTGTTGCTGACAGTTGGGATCTGCGAGATAGGAATCCTCATCGCTTCTCTGGATGCTGTGGCCCCCATCCTCTCCAT GTTTTTCCTCATGTGCTACCTGTTTGTTAACCTGGCCTGTGCTGTTCAGACTTTGCTCCGTACCCCCAACTGGAGACCTCGCTTCAAGTTCTATCACTG GACCCTGTCCTTCTTAGGGATGagtctgtgtctctccctcatGTTCATCTCCTCCTGGTACTATGccctggttgccatggtgatagCCGGCTGTATCTACAAGTACATTGAGTACAGAGG GGCAGTGAAGGAATGGGGAGACGGGATCAGAGGTCTGTCCTTAAACGCCGCACGCTATGCTCTCATCAGGCTGGAGGAGGCACCACCACACACCAAAAACTGGAG gcCTCAGCTGTTGGTGCTGTGTAAGCTGGACTCGGACCTGGCGGTGAAACACCCTCGCCTCCTGTCCTTCGCTACGCAGCTCAAAGCAGGAAGGGGACTGACCATCGTCTGCTCGGTCCTGCAGGGAACCTTCATGACCCGGGGCAATGATGCCAAGACCGGAGAGAAG AACTTGAAAGCAGCCATGGTTGCAGAGCGGATGAAGGGCTTCTCCCACGTGGTGGTGTCGTCCAACCTGCGGGACGGGTTCTCCCTGCTCATCCAGTCAGCGGGACTGGGAGGAATGAAACACAACGCGGTCCTGATGGCCTGGCCTGTCGGTTGGAAACAAGCCCAGGACTCCTCCGCGAGGAGGAACTTCATAG AAACGGTGAGAGAGACGACGGCAGCTCACCAGGCCCTGCTGGTTGCCAAGAACATCGACCGTTTCCCCGGTAACCAGGAGCGTCTGAAGGAGGGACGCATTGACGTGTGGTGGATCGTACACGACGGCGGACTGCTCATGCTGCTGCCATTTTTACTTAGTCAGCacaag GTATGGAGGAAGTGCAAAATGCGAATATTCACGGTGGCCCAGATGGACGACAACTCCATCCAGATGAAGAAAGACCTACAGATATTTCTCTACCATCTACGCCTGGAtgcagaggtggaggtggtAGAGAtg CATGACAGTGACATCTCAGCCTTCACCTACGAGAAGACGCTGATGATGGAACAGAGGTCTCAGATGCTTAAACAGATGCAGCTGTCCCGCAcggagagggagcgagag ATTCAGAGCATCACGGATGTATCGCGTGGCTCCATAAAGAGGAAGAAGTCGTCAGGCGCTGATGCCCCTTCCCTCAACACCCTGTGCATACCAGAGGATGAG GCCCAGTTGATCCACGACCGAAACACGGCGTCTCATTCTACAATGAATGTCAACACGGCAGGTGTCACGCCAGATCGTGTCCACATGACGTGGACCAAAGACAAACTGGTCAACGAGAGGAACAGGCACAGGGAAGGCATGGGGGTCAAAGACATGTTCAATATGAAACC TGAGTGGGAGAATCT CAACCAGTCCAACGTGCGGAGGATGCACACAGCTGTGAGGCTGAACGAGGTGGTGGTCAAGAATTCCCAGAAGTCACAGCTGGTCTTGCTCAACATGCCAGGCCCACCCAGGAACAAGAAAGGGGATGAGAACT ATATGGAGTTCCTGGAGGTCCTGATGGATCGCCTAGACTGTGTCCTGCTGGTTCGTGGAGGAGGTCGGGAGGTCATTACCATCTACTCCTAG
- the LOC139297069 gene encoding solute carrier family 12 member 7-like isoform X5, with translation MPTNFTVVPVEDEEGGGGSSGASAAGGSKPVSLGKIFGEQEEEDNLEGPHSGESPRESSLFINSDNDREHYYEGQNMALFEEEMDSNPMVSSLLNKLANYTNLTQGVREHEEAENEDGVRRVAVVVPQMGTFIGVYLPCMQNILGVILFLRLTWIVGTAGILGSFAIVSMCCICTLLTAISMSAIATNGVVPAGGSYYMISRSLGPEFGGAVGLCFYLGTTFAGSMYILGTIEILLTYIVPTATVFSNSGGQSVSTLNNMRVYGTGCLVLMALVVFVGVKYVNKLALVFLACVVLSIMATYAGVIRTVIEPPEFNVCLLGNRSLKNEAFETCAKTKVVKNSTVTTELWGIFCDSKYPNATCDEYFTLNNLTEIQAIPGLLSGAIKDNLWGDYGPAGMFVEKKSQPSVEAQDTLKDIYKPYLFNDISTYFTLLVGIYFPSVTGIMAGSNRSGDLRDAQRSIPIGTIMAILTTSFIYISCVVLFGACIEGVVLRDKLGYSVKKNPVIGILAWPSPWVIVIGSFFSCCGAGLQSLTGAPRLLQAIARDGIIPFLQVFGHGKANGEPTWALLLTVGICEIGILIASLDAVAPILSMFFLMCYLFVNLACAVQTLLRTPNWRPRFKFYHWTLSFLGMSLCLSLMFISSWYYALVAMVIAGCIYKYIEYRGAVKEWGDGIRGLSLNAARYALIRLEEAPPHTKNWRPQLLVLCKLDSDLAVKHPRLLSFATQLKAGRGLTIVCSVLQGTFMTRGNDAKTGEKNLKAAMVAERMKGFSHVVVSSNLRDGFSLLIQSAGLGGMKHNAVLMAWPVGWKQAQDSSARRNFIETVRETTAAHQALLVAKNIDRFPGNQERLKEGRIDVWWIVHDGGLLMLLPFLLSQHKVWRKCKMRIFTVAQMDDNSIQMKKDLQIFLYHLRLDAEVEVVEMHDSDISAFTYEKTLMMEQRSQMLKQMQLSRTEREREAQLIHDRNTASHSTMNVNTAGVTPDRVHMTWTKDKLVNERNRHREGMGVKDMFNMKPEWENLNQSNVRRMHTAVRLNEVVVKNSQKSQLVLLNMPGPPRNKKGDENYMEFLEVLMDRLDCVLLVRGGGREVITIYS, from the exons ATGCCCACCAACTTCACTGTGGTGCCAgtagaggatgaggagggtggcggcggcagcagcggcgCGTCTGCAGCTGGAGGCAGCAAACCTGTCAGTTTGGGCAAAATATTTGGggagcaagaggaagaggacaactTAGAGGGACCCCACTCAG GCGAAAGTCCGAGAGAGTCCAGTTTATTCATCAACTCAGACAATGACAGAGAACACTATTATGAAGGCCAGAACATGGCCCTGTTTGAg GAGGAAATGGACAGCAACCCGATGGTATCATCCCTTCTCAACAAGCTGGCCAACTACACCAACCTGACCCAGGGTGTCCGTGAGCATGAGGAGGCCGAGAACGAGGATGGGGTCAGGAGGGTCGCTGTCGTG GTGCCCCAAATGGGAACCTTCATTGGCGTTTACCTGCCCTGCATGCAGAACATCCTGGGTGTGATCCTCTTTCTGCGCCTCACCTGGATCGTCGGTACAGCAGGGATCCTGGGATCCTTTGCCATCGTCTCCATGTGCTGCATCTGT ACCTTGCTCACGGCCATATCAATGAGCGCCATAGCAACCAATGGAGTAGTCCCAG CCGGTGGCTCGTACTACATGATCTCCAGATCACTGGGTCCAGAGTTTGGAGGAGCGGTGGGTCTCTGTTTCTACCTCGGAACCACCTTCGCTGGATCCATGTACATACTGGGCACCATAGAGATCCTGCTG ACGTACATTGTTCCAACGGCAACGGTGTTCAGCAACAGTGGAGGCCAAAGTGTCTCAACGCTCAACAACATGCGCGTCTACGGTACCGGCTGCCTGGTGCTGATGGCGCTGGTAGTGTTTGTAGGGGTGAA gtatGTGAACAAACTGGCTCTGGTGTTTCTGGCCTGTGTGGTTCTCTCCATCATGGCCACTTATGCAGGAGTCATCAGGACGGTGATCGAGCCCCCAGAGTTTAA CGTCTGTCTGTTGGGAAACCGCTCTCTGAAGAACGAAGCGTTTGAAACGTGCGCAAAGACCAAGGTGGTGAAGAACAGCACCGTGACCACCGAGCTGTGGGGCATCTTCTGTGACAGTAAATACCCCAACGCCACCTGCGACGAATACTTCACCTTAAACAACCTGACGGAGATACAGGCCATACCTGGGCTCCTGAGCGGAGCCATCAAAG acAACCTGTGGGGTGACTACGGTCCAGCTGGGATGTTTGTAGAGAAGAAAAGCCAGCCGTCAGTGGAAGCCCAGGACACGCTCAAAGACATTTACAAGCCCTACCTCTTCAATGACATCTCCACCTACTTCACTCTGCTGGTGGGAATATACTTCCCCTCAGTCACAG GTATAATGGCTGGCTCCAATAGGTCTGGTGATCTTAGAGATGCCCAGAGGTCCATCCCAATAGGAACCATAATGGCCATTCTCACCACCTCTTTCATCT ACATCTCCTGTGTGGTTCTGTTTGGAGCCTGTATTGAAGGCGTGGTGCTGAGAGACaa GCTTGGGTACTCAGTAAAGAAGAACCCCGTAATTGGTATTCTGGCCTGGCCGTCGCCCTGGGTGATTGTGATAGGCTCGTTTTTCTCCTGCTGTGGAGCGGGGCTTCAGAGCCTCACCGGCGCGCCCCGGCTGTTGCAGGCCATCGCCCGGGACGGCATCATCCCCTTCTTACAG GTCTTTGGTCATGGGAAGGCTAACGGTGAGCCCACCTGGGCTCTGTTGCTGACAGTTGGGATCTGCGAGATAGGAATCCTCATCGCTTCTCTGGATGCTGTGGCCCCCATCCTCTCCAT GTTTTTCCTCATGTGCTACCTGTTTGTTAACCTGGCCTGTGCTGTTCAGACTTTGCTCCGTACCCCCAACTGGAGACCTCGCTTCAAGTTCTATCACTG GACCCTGTCCTTCTTAGGGATGagtctgtgtctctccctcatGTTCATCTCCTCCTGGTACTATGccctggttgccatggtgatagCCGGCTGTATCTACAAGTACATTGAGTACAGAGG GGCAGTGAAGGAATGGGGAGACGGGATCAGAGGTCTGTCCTTAAACGCCGCACGCTATGCTCTCATCAGGCTGGAGGAGGCACCACCACACACCAAAAACTGGAG gcCTCAGCTGTTGGTGCTGTGTAAGCTGGACTCGGACCTGGCGGTGAAACACCCTCGCCTCCTGTCCTTCGCTACGCAGCTCAAAGCAGGAAGGGGACTGACCATCGTCTGCTCGGTCCTGCAGGGAACCTTCATGACCCGGGGCAATGATGCCAAGACCGGAGAGAAG AACTTGAAAGCAGCCATGGTTGCAGAGCGGATGAAGGGCTTCTCCCACGTGGTGGTGTCGTCCAACCTGCGGGACGGGTTCTCCCTGCTCATCCAGTCAGCGGGACTGGGAGGAATGAAACACAACGCGGTCCTGATGGCCTGGCCTGTCGGTTGGAAACAAGCCCAGGACTCCTCCGCGAGGAGGAACTTCATAG AAACGGTGAGAGAGACGACGGCAGCTCACCAGGCCCTGCTGGTTGCCAAGAACATCGACCGTTTCCCCGGTAACCAGGAGCGTCTGAAGGAGGGACGCATTGACGTGTGGTGGATCGTACACGACGGCGGACTGCTCATGCTGCTGCCATTTTTACTTAGTCAGCacaag GTATGGAGGAAGTGCAAAATGCGAATATTCACGGTGGCCCAGATGGACGACAACTCCATCCAGATGAAGAAAGACCTACAGATATTTCTCTACCATCTACGCCTGGAtgcagaggtggaggtggtAGAGAtg CATGACAGTGACATCTCAGCCTTCACCTACGAGAAGACGCTGATGATGGAACAGAGGTCTCAGATGCTTAAACAGATGCAGCTGTCCCGCAcggagagggagcgagag GCCCAGTTGATCCACGACCGAAACACGGCGTCTCATTCTACAATGAATGTCAACACGGCAGGTGTCACGCCAGATCGTGTCCACATGACGTGGACCAAAGACAAACTGGTCAACGAGAGGAACAGGCACAGGGAAGGCATGGGGGTCAAAGACATGTTCAATATGAAACC TGAGTGGGAGAATCT CAACCAGTCCAACGTGCGGAGGATGCACACAGCTGTGAGGCTGAACGAGGTGGTGGTCAAGAATTCCCAGAAGTCACAGCTGGTCTTGCTCAACATGCCAGGCCCACCCAGGAACAAGAAAGGGGATGAGAACT ATATGGAGTTCCTGGAGGTCCTGATGGATCGCCTAGACTGTGTCCTGCTGGTTCGTGGAGGAGGTCGGGAGGTCATTACCATCTACTCCTAG